A region from the Methylocella sp. genome encodes:
- a CDS encoding 4-(cytidine 5'-diphospho)-2-C-methyl-D-erythritol kinase codes for MPHVLSERAPAKINLTLHILGRRADGWHTLESLVAFSRSGDELSLVPGDALGLSIEGPTAPASGDVANNLVLRAARHFSENYPDAKLGSFHLVKRLPVAAGIGGGSSDAAAALRLLARANGLSITDQGVIDAARKTGADVPVCLAGRARMMRGLGEELGPLLELPPLIGLIVNPGQPLETKGVFERMNIAPGLATQFGGHPDLSPKMHAEDLISALRKGRNDMESAACRLAPIIGDVLAVLSAAPGCRVARMSGSGATCFAVFKDCKAAGRAKKAILRAHPSWWIKTCVLN; via the coding sequence TTGCCTCACGTTCTTAGCGAACGCGCGCCCGCGAAAATCAATTTGACCTTGCACATTCTCGGCCGTCGCGCCGATGGATGGCATACGCTCGAAAGCCTCGTGGCTTTTTCACGCAGCGGGGATGAGCTGTCGTTGGTCCCGGGCGATGCGCTGGGCCTCTCGATCGAGGGACCGACGGCCCCCGCTTCCGGGGATGTCGCCAATAATCTGGTGTTGCGCGCGGCGCGCCATTTTTCCGAGAATTATCCAGACGCCAAGCTTGGCTCGTTCCATCTCGTCAAACGATTGCCGGTAGCGGCGGGAATCGGCGGCGGCTCGTCTGACGCAGCCGCCGCCCTTCGGCTTCTCGCCCGCGCCAACGGTCTTTCAATTACGGATCAGGGCGTCATTGACGCTGCGCGGAAAACCGGCGCGGATGTTCCCGTTTGTCTCGCGGGACGCGCCCGCATGATGCGAGGCCTTGGCGAAGAACTCGGGCCTCTGCTGGAGCTGCCGCCTCTGATTGGCCTTATCGTCAATCCAGGACAACCGCTTGAGACCAAAGGCGTTTTCGAGCGCATGAATATCGCCCCCGGCCTCGCGACCCAGTTCGGCGGCCATCCGGATCTATCGCCGAAGATGCATGCCGAGGATTTGATCTCAGCGCTGCGCAAAGGCCGCAACGATATGGAGTCGGCCGCCTGCCGCCTCGCGCCGATCATCGGCGACGTGCTGGCGGTTTTGTCGGCGGCGCCTGGCTGCCGCGTGGCCCGCATGTCCGGGTCGGGAGCCACGTGCTTTGCGGTGTTCAAGGACTGCAAGGCTGCGGGCCGGGCAAAGAAAGCCATACTGCGCGCGCATCCCTCCTGGTGGATCAAAACCTGCGTGTTGAATTGA